From the Oncorhynchus gorbuscha isolate QuinsamMale2020 ecotype Even-year unplaced genomic scaffold, OgorEven_v1.0 Un_scaffold_4448, whole genome shotgun sequence genome, one window contains:
- the LOC124028567 gene encoding 39S ribosomal protein L16, mitochondrial-like isoform X2, whose amino-acid sequence MKTYEVPPDYSEVVLPERPKLKFLNKVPNFKKARKEMKKLRDIQGPAQTANTFTKGQYGIVALGGGYLHFGHMEMMRLTINRRMDPRTTFARWRINAPYKPITRKGLGQRMGGGKGNIDHYVTPVKYGRMIVEVGGRLELGEVEPILKEVAKKLPFPAKVVSRESLAAMQQEQQDMEQNNQNPWTFQRIARGNMLGVRRVLSPFDLHNHGKHSGKFHNPGRV is encoded by the exons AGGTTGTGCTACCTGAAAGACCCAAGCTGAAGTTTCTGAACAAGGTGCCCAACTTTAAGAAGGCGAGGAAGGAGATGAAGAAGCTAAGAGACATCCAGGGACCAGCCCAGACAGCCAACACCTTCACCAAGGGACAGTACGGCAtcgtg gcgcTGGGCGGGGGCTACCTCCACTTTGGTCACATGGAGATGATGCGTCTGACCATCAACAGGAGGATGGACCCTCGCACCACCTTCGCCCGCTGGCGTATTAACGCCCCCTACAAGCCCATCACCAGGAAGGGCCTGGGCCAGAGGATGGGTGGGGGCAAAGGGAACATCGACCACTACGTCACACCGGTGAAGTACGGACGGATGATTGTGGAGGTCGGGGGACGGCTGGAGCTGGGCGAGGTGGAGCCTATCCTCAAGGAAGTGGCCAAGAAACTGCCCTTCCCTGCCAAG gtAGTGTCCAGAGAGAGCCTGGCTGCCatgcagcaggagcagcaggacATGGAGCAGAACAACCAGAACCCCTGGACCTTCCAGAGGATCGCCAGGGGCAACATGCTGGGGGTCAGGAGGGTCCTCAGCCCCTTTGACCTCCACAACCACGGGAAGCACAGCGGAAAGTTCCACAACCCGGGCAGGGTGTGA